The genomic window ATACTCAATTCACCAATGAACAGATGTTTGTCTTCAGACACAACAGTTTTCACACAAGCCATCGCTACTCTCTCTGCAATTGATGCCACCGCTCCTCCATGTAACCCCTTAAAGAAATTCTGTTTTCACAACGAAACCAATCAATTTTACAAATCAAAGATCGAAACTTTACGAAACCCATTTGATCTaattagagagaagaagatgattacGGATATGCCTGGCGTGACGGTGACGGAGCACGAGACACGGCCGCGTGCGATGGAGAGAGCTCTGgtattgttttgaaataaGACGGAGAAAGAGTCGAAAGAGGTGAAATCGTTGCAAGATTCGTCTGGGGAAATAGCTTTGAAGAAATCAGCAACCATTAATACGTAATTTGGATCGATCACTTTGGACACCGCCGTCGTGTCGGACGAGATCGGAGTAGAAGACATGTCGGTGTCTTCTGGGCTCCCAGTTTCACGGAATTTTGCCCAATTCATTTTTAACCtactctgatttttttccaaattgattttttttttgtgtaatgttgacttttctctcttttgtaattatttttttcctatttttagACAGTAAAAAACTGTAAGAACTTTTTTAGGTGAAGTGTACAAAACTATAgccacaattttttttatgccGATCAATTAGTTTATtcactattttaaatttttgaattagaTTTATTAAATAGTGTTATTTGGGTAAGTGTAACTAATGAAAATCAATTTGTGAAGAAATTTATTTCAGATATGAGCATCTTGCTTATATTAaccttttatttatatataacatctTTATATTTACAGTgctataaatatattaattaatatattaatttatacagAAACGAAAGTTATACAAAGTAATGATCCGCATTTAAATCAACCAGGTTGCTCTCAAGACCTGTTAAACATAAGTTTTCAATCCTAATTCGATTGATCATTGATGACATGCGTGTATGACATatagttaatatatatctCAAAGGGgaacatatattaattacCTAAAGTTTCCCTGCAAGCATAAATGCCTTGTAGTGAACATCCTTGACTTGTTCATCATCACCCCAAGCTTCCTTAAACTCATCAATCATATAAGAAGTTAAAAGATCCTCTCCTTGCTCCTTTGCTTTCACTAGAGGCTGCCATGATTTTAAGAACCCTAGAAATCCATCTAGCGAAAGCATGTGTGGGATGTCAAGAGCTTTAGGCCTTCCTTGAGTCCCCATCctaatgtttttaaaaggAAACTCTATTGTTTTATAACCATCAAACGCCAAATTCATAGTCGGGTTTCTGTAAGGTAATGTTGAATCCACAAGACGTTTCATGATGGAATCAACCTTTGGGGTGATGATGAGATCGTTGTAAACCCAAACTACGATGATACCGCCTTGTTTACGAAGAACACGTTTCACTATGGGGTAGAATCTCTTTAGGTCGAAGTAGTGAAGAGCTTGAGCGGCTATTATGATATCTATGG from Arabidopsis thaliana chromosome 3, partial sequence includes these protein-coding regions:
- a CDS encoding Thioesterase superfamily protein (Thioesterase superfamily protein; CONTAINS InterPro DOMAIN/s: Thioesterase superfamily (InterPro:IPR006683); BEST Arabidopsis thaliana protein match is: Thioesterase superfamily protein (TAIR:AT1G04290.1); Has 296 Blast hits to 296 proteins in 69 species: Archae - 1; Bacteria - 37; Metazoa - 61; Fungi - 14; Plants - 161; Viruses - 0; Other Eukaryotes - 22 (source: NCBI BLink).) → MNWAKFRETGSPEDTDMSSTPISSDTTAVSKVIDPNYVLMVADFFKAISPDESCNDFTSFDSFSVLFQNNTRALSIARGRVSCSVTVTPGISNFFKGLHGGAVASIAERVAMACVKTVVSEDKHLFIGELSMSYLSSAPISSELLVEGTVVRTGRNLSVVTVEFKIKETMKVTYLSRATFYHSPISKL
- a CDS encoding S-adenosyl-L-methionine-dependent methyltransferases superfamily protein (S-adenosyl-L-methionine-dependent methyltransferases superfamily protein; FUNCTIONS IN: methyltransferase activity; INVOLVED IN: metabolic process; LOCATED IN: cellular_component unknown; EXPRESSED IN: 20 plant structures; EXPRESSED DURING: 10 growth stages; CONTAINS InterPro DOMAIN/s: Methyltransferase type 11 (InterPro:IPR013216); BEST Arabidopsis thaliana protein match is: S-adenosyl-L-methionine-dependent methyltransferases superfamily protein (TAIR:AT1G55450.1); Has 1127 Blast hits to 1121 proteins in 418 species: Archae - 4; Bacteria - 677; Metazoa - 70; Fungi - 138; Plants - 167; Viruses - 0; Other Eukaryotes - 71 (source: NCBI BLink).) produces the protein MAQLAALSGKQADEYLNARPKYPTIWYKVLAGRTSNHKVAWDVGTGNGQAAIGVAEYYQKVVATDINESQLQRAMKHPKVTYYHTPSSMSDDDLVTLLGGENSIDIIIAAQALHYFDLKRFYPIVKRVLRKQGGIIVVWVYNDLIITPKVDSIMKRLVDSTLPYRNPTMNLAFDGYKTIEFPFKNIRMGTQGRPKALDIPHMLSLDGFLGFLKSWQPLVKAKEQGEDLLTSYMIDEFKEAWGDDEQVKDVHYKAFMLAGKL